The Pseudomonas fluorescens nucleotide sequence ATGCCCTGGACAGCTTCAACTCCAAGGCAGCGGCAGCCCAGCAGACGCGCGTTCAGGCGGCCAAGGACTTCGCCATGGCCGAACGTCTGACGACGCTCGATGCCCAGGTCGGGGACAACAAGGCGGGGCTCAGCACGCTCGAGCAGGTGGTGGCCACCAATGAGCAGGCCACCTCGTCGCGCCTTGACCAGCTGAAGACCGAGGTTGACGGCAACGCCTCGCGCATACAGCAGGTGTCCGAAGCCCAGTCCACAACCGACGAAACCGTCGCGTCTATGCGGACCTCGGTCGAATCGGTGTACACCGCCGGGCGTGACGATGATGGGGAAGGTGATCTGCTGGGAGCACTGGATGCCTGGAACGCCAGGGCGAAGTTCTCTTCGGAGACCAGAACCCTGGCCAATGCCGATCGCGCCCTGGCGATGAAGTCAGAAACGCTGGAGGCCTCGCTCAACGACACATCTGCGTCGGTCCAGCAGGTCAGCCAGACGGTGGTCGACCTCAATGGCCGCGTGTCCGCGCAAACGACGATCAAGGCCCAGACGGTGGTTGGCGGCAAGACGGTGATGGCTGGCCTGGCCCTGGGCAGCAATGGGACCACCTCGGAGATCCTGGCCTTTGCCCAGCGCTTTGCGATTGTCGACGAGGTCACCGGCCAGCTGATCACGCCGTTTGTTGTACAGAACGGCCAGGTGTTCATCAGCCAGGCGATCATCAATACAGCGTTCATCAAGGAGATCATCGCAGGGATGTCGATCCGTTCAGCTGCGGTCAATAGCAAGGGTGACCCGCTGCTGGAAATCAACTTCGCTGCTGGCACGTTTGTACTGCGCGGGCAGGATGCTGACGGCTCAACCCTGCTCAATAACGGCGGCCTGTACGTGTACGACGCAGCGGGTCAAGAGCGCTTCGCAGGCGGGAGGCTGACCTGATGGCGGTTCAGTATGGAATGCGCACCAAGGATGCATCCGGCAGGGTGACCCTGGATACTTCGATCACCTCCATCCGGTCGCTGAAGATGATGACCATCACCGGCAATGGGCAATACAACCAGACGTTAGATGTTCCTGAAATTACCGCTGAGTCTTTCGTTGTGGTCGATGCGCTAATGGACCTCAAGGAAAACACGTGGACACCTCAAGCTTGGTGGACGCCAGGGAAGCTTCAGCTGCGCGCGGCCGGCGTGACTCAGTGGCAGTTGATGATCCTATCGCAAGGAAGCGAGCCTTTTGCCAATAATGGTAATTACGGGGTAAGAACTTTTAATAACAATGTCAAGACCCAGATTGATTCGGTCAATAGGGTGCTTGGGGTTAGATACAGTGGGGAGTTTCAGTTCGGAATGTACTGGCAGCCAGGAATGCAGGCGCAAATCATCCCGAGCTTCTTCTACAAGTTTCCGACGCCAATCACCACCTATGAGCGACCTTTGGTTTTTCTGAATGCTGCCAATTACATGATGGTTGGAGGTTTCTATGTGGAAGGATCACCAGGCAATTGGACAGGCTGGGGGGTAGTTCAGTATGGAAACTACTACATGTATCATGGGTTATCAGTTTCTGATTACATGCAGATGAAGTGGTATTGCGCTACATACCAGTCCGATACAAGTGTGGCTGGTATGTATGGCGCAACGGTGCACGCCGCTGACGGGGCGAGGCTGTTTTCATCGACAGCCAATATTGCGACTTTGAACAGTCAACCGACAGCAACGTCATTCTATAACGACGGGCAACCTATAGAATTGCCGGGTAACTATATTTCTTCATTCAGGATGCCTTGGACAGGCCAGCAGGGTGATTACGTACTTGCGAACGCGTTGTTCTCTTGTACAAACATTGTCCAGGGTTCCCAGCCCATCAAAACAAACTTCGGGGGGTTCCTTCCAAATGACCGGACGGTCCTGAAGATGCATACATCAAACGCAGGCGGGGTAGATGCTGTCACGCCAAACGGTAGAACAGCATTCGCGTCACGGCCACAACTCCCACTTTAATTATCTCGGAGCATCTCTATGCCTTGGTACAGATCCGGCACAGTCGCAATCACGGCTGGTCAAAACACAGTAACCGGCACCGGCACCGCCTTCTCGGCCAACAGCCGTGTTGGCGATGCGCTCCAGGGGCCCGATGGTCGCTGGTATGAAGTCACCAACATTGCCAGCGCCACGGTGCTGAGCATTCTTCCTGCGTATCAGGGTCCGACCGTAGCCGGCGGCACCTATGGCCTGGCACCCATGCAGGGCTACGTGAAAGAGTCGGCCGACCGCCTGCGGCAAACCATCGAGCAGTTCGGCGGCACGCTGGCGCTGTTCGGTGGCGCCACGGATGCCCCGACCCTGCTTGCCAATATCGGCGCCGCAGCGCGCGGGGCGAACAGTGACATCACAGCGCTCAGCGGGCTGACTACTGCATTGAGCGTGGCACAGGGCGGCACCGGTGGGAAAACGGCGGCAGCGGCACGTACTGGGCTTGGTCTGGGCACTGCCGCCACGGCAGCTGTGGTGGCGTCGAAAACTGATGGGGCGGTTGGCCGTGTAGTTACTGCCGGCTATGCAGGTATCGGTAGCTATGGCGCAGCCAACGCAGCCCCGATCATCCAAAACATGGACGCCCTTACCTGTGGGGGGCTGTTCTACTATGCGCTTCCCACCAACCCCAGTCCTATCGGTTCTTTCGGGACGGCCTTGGTCACCTCCCATGCCGACGGCAGCTTCGGCTGCTTGGCGATGAGTATCGGTGCGAGCCAACTGGCGTACAGGACCTACAACGCATCCTCAGGCTTCACGACTTGGGCCAACCTCTGGACCTCGGCCAACACCACCGTCGATGCGTCGGGCTTCATCAAGCGGGCCTCGCCGATCGCGCGCATCGCTGACGTGGCGGGTTCTTCCCGGGCTGATCTGCTGGACAGCTTCAAGGCCTCGGGCGAGTGGGGCGCCTACAACGAGGAGGCCAACGGGATCGAGGTCACGCGTCTGGGCACTGGCCGCTACCAGGTTACCGGTTCACTCGGCCTTGCTGCCTCCGGCTGGCAAGTTGGCAGTCCTACTGACCGCAACGGCGGCCGGCAGCTCGGCATTGCCACCGGCACCACCAACGAGGACGGTCGCGTCATCGTGGAGCTGCGCAAGATCAAGTACGCCCTGAACGATGACGGCGAGCTGGAGCAGGTGGCAGGTGCCCTGATGGATGTTCCAGCAGAAAGCTGGATCGACGTTCGCCTGGATATGCCGGCCACGCAGCCGGCAGAGGCTCAGGCCGAAGCCTGAAACCACAAGCAGCACCAGCACCCGCCTTAGAGCGGGTTTATTTTTGCCTGGAGAAAAGTGAATGCGTACGACGCAACGGGGCCTTGGCCTCATCAAATCGTTCGAAGGCCTACGCCTGCAGTCCTACCAGGACGCTGTAGGCGTCTGGACCATCGGCTACGGCACCACACGCGGCATCAAGGCTGGAATGTCTATCACCAAGGACCAGGCCGAGCGGATGCTGGCCAACGACGTGCAGCGCTTTGAGGCGGAGGTAGAGCGCCTGGTTAAGGTGCCGCTGACCTCTAATCAGCGAGACGCC carries:
- a CDS encoding lysozyme, with product MRTTQRGLGLIKSFEGLRLQSYQDAVGVWTIGYGTTRGIKAGMSITKDQAERMLANDVQRFEAEVERLVKVPLTSNQRDALISFTYNLGAANLESSTLLRLLNRGDYAGAAEQFPRWNKAGGKVLPGLVRRREAERTLFLEAA